In the genome of Nonomuraea sp. NBC_00507, the window AGGGGAATGACGATTGGGTCATACAGCGGAGCGCTCACTCTGACTCCTGTCCCGGAAGCAAGTAAGCAGAGTATCTCACCATGAGATACCACACGTGAGATGGCAGCGCACGCCTTTCACGGGGATCGTCATTACGCAGTAGGACGAAGGGTTGGGCGTAGGGCAGAGCATTGGGCCTCCCAACGAGCCCATCCAGTCAGGGGCGAGAGAACGTCACAAAGGCGGGAGCCGCAGGCGCTAGCACGCCGTACGGCTCCCTCGATCAGGAATCGAGGTCCCGACCTATGGCACAGGATATGACCAGTCCAGAAGCGCGAAACAGCGGTAAGGGTGGCTCGGCGGCGCTTGATGCGGATCTTCTTGGGCATCAGCGCACCGTGGTCACGATCTCTACCTATCAGTCGGGCTCAATGGAGAGTCCGCAGATTGACCCCAATAGGCCGAATGTGGCCCGGATGTACGATTACTGGCTGGGCGGCAAGGATAACTTCCCGGCGGACCGTCAGGCGGCGGAGCGAGCGTCGAGAGCGAACCCCAATGCGCAATTCTGTGCGTGGGCGAATCGGGCGTTCCTTGGCCGGGCGGTGCGCTTTCTGGCGAAGCAGGGAATCCGGCAGTTCCTCGACGTCGGCAGTGGTCTGCCCGCTGTCGGCAACGTGCATGAGGTGGCGCAGTCGATCGAACCGGGCGCGCGGACTGTGTGTGTGGATTACGACCCGATCGTGTCCCAGCATGGGCGGGCGCTGCTGGCCACCGATGAGCGGACCACGATGGTCCAAATGGATCTCCGGAATCCGGAGTTCATCCTGGACAAGGCCGCTGGCCTGCTGAATTTCGACTTTCCCGTTGCGGTGCTGCTGGTGGCCACGCTGCACTTCATCACCGATGAGGAGGATCCGCACGGGATCGTCAAGACGCTGATGGAGTGCACGGAGCCGGGCAGTTACCTGGTTGTCTCGCATGTGCTGGAGACGCCGACCACGATCGCGGCTGCTGGCGCTGGGTACAAGGACGCGTCGGCGGGGGTGACGCTGCGCAGCGAAGCGGAGATCAGTGGGTTCTTCGCGGTGACGGAGACGGAGTTGCTGGATCCGGGGTTGGTGCGGGTGCCGCTGCGGCGGCCGGAGGTCGCGCAACCGCTCGCTGAGGAGGACGCCGCGAAGGTCGATTTCCTGGGTGGGGTCGGGAGGAAAGAGCGGTGACGACGGCTACACGTGTGTGGAGTCCCGCTGGACGGCTGGCGCGGGAGTTGGCGGGTCACCTGGGGCGTCGCGGCATCAGCTCGCAGATCTCCGAATGCGAGGGGATCGCGCTGGTGGGCGTGTGGTCGGTGGGGTTGACGGTGTGGTGTGAGTGGGGGCCGACCGGATGGCGTTTCCGCTGGTCGCTGAGCGATACCAGCGCACCGGGGCCATGGCGCTACACCTCCTGCCCGTGCTCGGCGATGGAGACGGCCGTGGGGCGGATCATGCGCTTGTACACGGAGCGGTACTGGCGGATGTATGGGGCGGCTCCAGAGGGGGCGCAGCACCGATCGGAAGCCGGTGAGGACGGCCGGGCGTGAGCGCCTACACGACGGTGCCGTACACGATCGCGTACGCCAACGAGGAAGTGACGGATCCGATCTACTTCGAGTGGCACAACCACGAATACCGCCTGACCTACAGCAAAGCTCAGCGCGGTGATTGGATGCACGGCATCCTGCTTGGCCGCGTGGGGGAGCTGCGGGACAAGCCGGAACGTCGCGGGTCTGAGCGGATGCGGAAGCTGAACAGGCGGCGGCAATGGCGTTGCATGGACAAGTTGTTGTGCCAGGTGTGCGGCGGTCGCGCCTCCGACTCGGAGACGGGCCGGGTTCCGTGGTTGCTGGTTGAAACGGTGTTCGAGGAGACGGGCGAGGACAGCGGGCGCACCAACGCACCGCCGACGTGTTGGAGTTGCATCCCCAAGGCGTTGGAGGAATGCCCCATGCTCCAGGACAAGGCCATCCTCTGCACGGTGGCTTCCGTCACCAGCGCGGGTGTCCTGGCAGATCTCTATGCACCAGGGATTGATCCCATGGTGCCCATGTTGACCCACCACAACGCTTTCGTTGCCTGGGACGCCCACCGGTATCACGCGTGTGCGCTGGCGGTCGCTCAGGTAGTTGAGCTGCACGGGATGAAACGGGTGGGTAAACAGCCCCCGTCCCGATGCGAGACCTCGCGGCTAGCCGGAGGGCTTCCGTGGCCCTGTGAACCTCCGGTGTGGTCGTATCCCCGCCCTGGTTAGCCGTGTTTCCGGATGACGGCTGGTGCCGCCGAGCCAGGGATGTCGGCCTCCGCCTTGGGACCTCAGGCGGGGGCCGCGCTTTTTCACAGGATGTGAAAGGAGTGTGCGTTGGATGGATCTGCCCCACCAGATCCAAGCAATAGGGCTGATGGCCATACGAGTTACAGGCTTTAGGCGACCCGGGCCCCGCCTAGCACTCTTTAACGTGATATCTCCAGAATATCCATCCAGAACTTATCAGTCTTTGCTCCCTGTACGAGTGCAGATGTGTCCCGGAGATAGTCCGGTGGGTATTGAAGACTAATCTGAATAGGTCGTTACCGTGTCTCCCTACGGGACCTATTCCGTGGCCGCAGTAGGTTGTGTGATGCGCAAGTGCTGGTTCTGCACTCACAGTGAGCGATCCAGCAAGAATGCCGATCACCACTAGCGCCCGCAGTGCGAGCGGATGACGACTGTTTCTTCTTAGCTCCACAGATTGCCTCCATTCGTGAATCGGAGCTATGACAACCGTGAGGCCGTGAAAGATCCGCAACTCATCCCGGCCTGGCCAAACGTCAACCCGTGTAGATCACGACCCCCTTAAATCAGATCCTGTGATCAGCGAATCACTCGCCGAGACGTCGCGCAAGTGTGGCGAGGGGCCCCAGGATCGCGCCGCCGCATGAGACGGGGGTCGCGGGGACATTCCTTGGCCCGCTGAGGCGAGGAAGATACCGGCTGGCCTGTGATGAGGCTGGCCAGGAAGGATAGGCCGATGTCCACGTATGCCAGGCTCGCTGTTGTGCTGGCCACAATCGCGTACGCAGGAGCCGTGAGCGCGGTGTTCCTGTTCGTGGTCCTACGGCAATTGCGGCCCGAGAATTCGTACGAGGAATGGGAACGGGACTGGATGTGACGTGACGCCGTGAGGTGGCGAATGCATGCCCAGGGCGGCCAGCAGTCCACTCGGTGAGCGTGCATCCCTGGTTGGAGGATGACGCATCCTCCCCGGGCTCCGACACCCGGGGGAAGGGGGGAATCCCGGCACGCGCACACCGCGCCGGGCTCGGTCGCGGGCGCGGGCTGCCATTGCTCGCCGCGGGGCAAAGGGGCGGTTGGTCAGGCGGGTCGGGGCGTCGGCGGGTGTGGTTCGGTTCGGCGGTCTCCGCGAGGGCGTGCCGTCCGGGCGGCGAGGGCGAGCACGGCGCGTTAGCGCCGCGCGCAGTCCCGATGGCGATCCGGCCGGCGCGTCCCGTGGCCGGGGCCGCCTGGGAGAGGTGCCGGGGTGTCGGCGCGCACCCGGCTACGGCGTGAGCGGGCCGTGGCGGTTTGGCCGCGAGCGAAGCAATGGACATGGGCAACCACCCTGGCAGCGTGGGCCGCGTTAGGGCACTCCGGCTAGCGTGAGCGGTGGTGGAAGGGGAAGAGGACACACGCCCCTCCCCATGGGAGGGGTCAGGGGAGGGGCGCAGCCCGCTCCCCTACGTCCGGGTCATTACAGGGGAGCTGCAAGGTGGCTCGGAGAGTGCGGCCATCGAGATCTCTTTGCTCTCTGACACAGTAAATTACAGACAGTAATTGTTCAAGTGCTGATAGAAATTGGCGCGCCTGCCGGTGTGGATTGGGTGGCTGCGTCTGGGCGATCCCTCGCCTGCTCCAGACGCCCATCCCCCAAGATCATCTCTGTGGGATGTGTCCCGCCCCAGCGGGGCCGGGCAGGCTTGATCTAGCAGGGAAACTCATCACACAGTCCCATGTGGTGCGCAGAGTCACGCGGGGTGGTGATCGTGTTAGGACTTCGGTCGGCGATAACGAGAGAACCAAGATCGCGAGGAGCGCGGCAGGAGGAGCAACAAGATCGTCGCGCAACTGGCTGGTATGAGACCGACGGTGGCGGCGGCGATCAGCCGCGTGTACGTGTCTTGGATGGGTTCGCCTTGGACGAGCGCGCCTAGTGCGCTTACGCCAACGAGCAGCGTGAAGACGCTGAAAAAGATGGCAAGAAGCCGAGGGCCGCGCCAGCCCTGCCACAGTCCCCACGATATCGCGCCACCTAGAAGACCGAAGATCGCGAGAGGCGTGCGCGTGGCGATGAGTGCGACAGAGATCAGGCCGACCACGGCCACGGCGGTGATGACGGGCGTTGGAGGCGTGCTCCCCGTTGGGGAGGTCATGGCAAGAACCATACGACAGATGGCGGGGACTGGTCCCGCACAAGGCAATCGACCGGCGCACGCGCGGGCGCGCGCCTAGCATGCGCGGGGCGTCGGCGGGTGCCGTAATGCCGTGACGGCATCGCATGGAACTGTTCGAACGTGTGTTCCGGTACAGCCTGCCATCGTGGGTGTCACGGGGACACCCGTAGATGGGAGGTAAGCGATGCGCTTTCCGATCGACACGAGCCAACTCAGGTTCACGGTCACCTCGCCGCCGACTGCGGCGAAGGACTTCACGACCAAGAAGGTTCGCGTCACCGACGACGGTCGGCCGGTCATGGTGGTGAACCTGCTGGCCATGGACGGCACCGACTCCACGAAGATCAAGTTCAACCTGCCGGGTGCAGCACCACCTGACACCGGGCCTGCCGGTACGGGTGGAAGGGCTGTGCTACGGCATGGCCCGGGACGGTGAGGTGCGATGGTGGAGCGCCGATGCCGTGATCCCGCTGAACGCGGGGCCGGTGACGGCGCAGCACGTCTCGGCTCCGGCCGTGTCCGCCTCGGTGCCCGCGCCCAACGGCGAGGGTGCGGCGGCCACGCGGGGGCGTAACCCGCTCTCGTCGGCCCGGCACGGTACCTCATCGATGGGTGAGGGCGGGGGCGAGTCCTGATGGACCTGGTGATCGCGCCGCGGCATGAGCGGGGTGCTGACCGCCGCGGGCGACCTGCGCCGCGTCGTCGTCCGCGGTCTGCGCCGCGAGGTGCGCGTACTCGACGGCCTCATCGTGAACATCGCGCTGCCCGTCGTCATCATGGTGTTGTTCGTGTACGTCTTCGGCGGCGCGATCACCACCGGCTCCAGCGGGCTGGCCTACATCGACTTCGTGGTGCCCGCCGTGCTGCTCATGTCAGGCGGGTACGGGGCCGCGCTGACGGCCGTGAACGTGGCCGGCGACATGACCGGAGGCATGATCGACCGCTTCCGTACCCTGCCGATCGGCGGCTGGGTGGTCCCCGCGGGCACGTGGTCGCCTCCGTGGTCCGCAATGTGGCGGCCTGCGGCTTCGCGCTGGTCGCGGCCATCGCCCTCGGTTTCCGCCCGGACGCCACGCTCGCCGGGTGGGCTCTGGTGCTGGGGCTGGTGGCGGCGTACGTGCTGGCGATGTCGTCGCTGGCGGTGCTCTGGGGGCTGCTGGTGAAGTCGACTCAGGCGGCCGGGGCGTTCAGCTTCGTCGTGTTGTTCCTGCCGTACCTGTCGGACGGGGTGGTGCCGGCCGAGACCATGCCGGGCGTGCTGCGCGACTTCGCCTACAACCAGCCGATCACGCCGATCGTGGCGACGTTGCGGGCGCTGCTCCTGGGCGAGCCCGTGGGGTCGTTCGGCGTGGTGGCGGCGCTCTGGCTCGCGGGCGTGGTGGCGGTGAGCGTGCCGATCGCCGCGGTGCTGTTCCGCCGCCGGACCTCGGCCTAGCCCGCCTCTGCGTGCATCGCACCGCCGGGCGGTTCACGCCGGCACCTCGGCCTCGGCGGTGCTCTTGTCCGCGCTGCGGCTGTCCCGGAGCACGAGCACCAGGACCGCGCACACCACCCAGAGGCCGGTGAGCAGCCCGCGTACCCATCCGGGCCCCAGCGGGACGAACGGGATCAGGTGCACCAGCCGATCGAAGGCGTCCGCCACGGCCAGCCCGCCCACCACGACCGTGAACCAGCCGAACACCGGCCGCCTGTCCCGCAACGCCGCCCCTAGGCACAACCACCACGCCGCCATGAGGAGCAACGCCACCCCGGCCTGTCGTGGACTCCCTGCTGCTGCCGCCACCACGTCGAGCACCAGCCCGGCCGCCCCGGCGAAGGTCCCCGCCACGATCAGCCGGTGTCTGCGCCGCATGAGCGCCGTCGCCGTGTTCCCTGACGGATCGTCTTCCCCGCCGATCCGTGCGGCCGCCTCCGGCCGCCGGCCCGCATCGGCCGTGACGTGCGGCGTGGCGCGAAACATGATCCGGAATGTGCCGCCGGGGAGGTGGGCGGCACGGCGGGAACGCCACCAGAAGAGCCCCGCCAGCAGGCCCAGCACCACCGAGCCGGCCAGCGCCAGCAGAGCCTCGACCTTGCCGAGCCCGGACGCGCCGAACCAGTCGCACCCGGCGG includes:
- a CDS encoding ABC transporter permease; translated protein: MALGFRPDATLAGWALVLGLVAAYVLAMSSLAVLWGLLVKSTQAAGAFSFVVLFLPYLSDGVVPAETMPGVLRDFAYNQPITPIVATLRALLLGEPVGSFGVVAALWLAGVVAVSVPIAAVLFRRRTSA
- a CDS encoding SAM-dependent methyltransferase, with amino-acid sequence MTSPEARNSGKGGSAALDADLLGHQRTVVTISTYQSGSMESPQIDPNRPNVARMYDYWLGGKDNFPADRQAAERASRANPNAQFCAWANRAFLGRAVRFLAKQGIRQFLDVGSGLPAVGNVHEVAQSIEPGARTVCVDYDPIVSQHGRALLATDERTTMVQMDLRNPEFILDKAAGLLNFDFPVAVLLVATLHFITDEEDPHGIVKTLMECTEPGSYLVVSHVLETPTTIAAAGAGYKDASAGVTLRSEAEISGFFAVTETELLDPGLVRVPLRRPEVAQPLAEEDAAKVDFLGGVGRKER